From Schistocerca gregaria isolate iqSchGreg1 chromosome 10, iqSchGreg1.2, whole genome shotgun sequence, one genomic window encodes:
- the LOC126293579 gene encoding melanization protease 1-like: MDLRRGQLWALLLLLTVQCVKPIPKDETYVLDGKPSLAAEFPWHVGIYLHENDGYLQLCGGTLIKRKLVLTAAQCLRKSNNPKDYVIVAGKYHRGWDIKDPTEQQLEVESIVIHDMYRGPSRNYADDIAIIVLKNEITISDFVRPVSLDLESKYEREQLSSGSFGSIAHWEYNESPEPNDVLLVTKLTFIEFSQCYELLPQSVRPLFASDKFCAGFGNGTAVCAGDAGGGLLFEHKVTATTKQWFIQGIASLGPSRGVKPCSGYPVLFTRVNSHRNWLETYYDKY; encoded by the exons AATGTGTAAAACCAATTCCAAAAGACGAAACATATGTCCTTGATGGAAAGCcttcactggctgcagaatttccATGGCATGTTGGAATATATTTACATGAAAATGATGGATATTTACAACTATGTGGTGGAACCCTTATAAAAAGAAAGTTGGTTCTAACTG CTGCTCAGTGCCTTCGAAAATCAAATAATCCTAAGGATTACGTGATTGTAGCGGGCAAATACCACAGAGGCTGGGATATAAAGgatccaacagaacaacaacttgaA GTGGAGTCAATTGTGATTCATGATATGTATAGAGGACCTTCACGAAATTATGCAGATGATATAGCTATAATAGTtctgaaaaatgaaataacaatCTCAGACTTTGTGAGACCAGTTAGTCTAGATCTTGAAAGTAAATATGAGAGAGAACAACTGTCTTCTGGGAGTTTTGGCTCT ATTGCCCACTGGGAGTACAATGAAAGTCCAGAACCAAATGACGTACTGCTAGTGACCAAATTGACATTTATCGAGTTCAGCCAATGTTACGAGCTACTTCCCCAGTCTGTAAGACCTTTATTTGCTTCTGACAAATTCTGTGCAGGATTTGGAAATG GTACTGCAGTTTGCGCAGGTGATGCCGGTGGTGGCCTGTTGTTTGAGCATAAGGTAACAGCCACAACAAAACAGTGGTTCATTCAGGGAATAGCAAGTTTAGGTCCATCAAGAGGAGTGAAACCGTGTTCCGGTTACCCGGTTCTTTTCACGAGAGTGAACAGTCATCGGAACTGGCTCGAGACATACTAtgacaaatattaa